The segment CCCCACCCCAGTCCCGATGAATCGGGACAGACCCTCCCCGCGAACATGGTAAAACGTCGAGGCGAGGCGAGCTTCCCCTTCGCTCCACGGGCGGGGTTTGGATGGACCGGAAGACGAAGGCCGGTTGGCGGGGGGACAAGGCGCGGTAAACTGAGCCTCATGCGACACAAGGATCGGACCGCCTTGGTCACCGGCGGCTGCCGGGGCATCGGGTTGGCGGTCGCGCTGCGGCTGGCCGAGGAAGGCGCCGACGTCGCCATCATCTCCGTGTCTCCCGAGTGCGTCGCCGCGGGTGTGGAGCGCATCCGCGCCCTCGGAAGGCGTTCCGTGGGCGTGGCGGCCGACGTTTCGAAGACCGAGGAAGTCGAGCGCGCCTTCGGCTTGGTGACTCAGGAACTCGGCGACATTCACTATCTGGTGAACAATGCGGGCATCACCCGCGACCAACTCCTGCTGCGGATGAAGGACGAGGACTGGGACAGCGTGATCAACGTGAACCTGCGCGGAGCTTTTCTGTGCACGCGTCAGGTCACGCGCTCGATGATGAAGAACCGCTTTGGGCGCATCGTGAACGTGAGCAGCATCGTAGGTCTCGGTGGGCAGGTGGCGCAGGCGAATTATGCTGCGAGTAAGGCCGGGCTGATTGGGCTGACCAAGAGTGTTGCGAAGGAACTCGGCTCGCGGGGTATCACATGCAACGCCGTCGCTCCAGGATACATTCAGACCGAAATGACCCGGGACCTGCCGGAAGAGTTTCGAAGCTGGGCGGAGGAGCACGCGCCGCTACGCCGCCTCGGATCGGTCGAGGACGTCGCGGGCGTGGTCAGTTTCTTGCTATCCGATGACGCCGGGTTTGTCACGGGGCAAACGCTGGTGGTAGACGGAGGGCTAACGCTGTAGGGGACCGGGCCGCCGGAAGGCGGGGGCCGCAGCACGGAAGGGAGTGAACTTATGGACCAGGCAATCTATGAGCGCGTCGTGAAGCACGCAGTGGAGCAGTTGCACGTAAAGCCGGAGGAGCTTACACCGACGACGTCGTTTCAGGGCGACCTCAATGCCGACTCGTTGGACGTCGTCGAGCTGGTGATGAAGTTGGAGGAGGAGTTCGGGGTCGAGATTCCGGACGAGGACGTGGACAAGATCAAGACCGTCGGTGATGCCGTGGAGTACATCTCCGGCAAGCTGGGCTAGCCGACGGCGCATCTGATGGCTGAACGCACGCAACCGGCTCACCGCGTCGTCGTCACGGGCATCGGCGTCGTCACTCCCATCGGGCTAAACCTGCGCGAGTTCTGGGAGGGCTGCCTCGAAGGCAGGTCGGGCGCAGGTCCTATCACCCTGATGGACGCTTCGGCATACGACTGCAGGATTGCTGCCGAAGTCAAGGGCTTCGACCCCGGTCCCTTTATGGACCCGAAGACGGCCCGAAGGTCCGACCGTTTCACGCAGTTCGGCATCGCGGCTACCGAGATGGCTCGGCAAGACGCTGGCCTGACGATTGACGAGTCGAACGCGGAGCGCATAGGGGTGATGATCGGCTCGGGCATCGGTGGCATCGGCAAGTTGGAAGCCGAGTACGACGTGCTGATGGAAAAGGGCCCCGGGCGGGTGAGCCCTCTTCTCGTTCCCATGATGATCCCGGACATGGGCTCGGGCATGGTGTCCATTTATCTCGGCGCGAAGGGGCCGAATTCGTGCGTGGTGACCGCGTGCTCGACCGGCACGAACGCCATCGGGGACGCTTATCACATAATCCGCCGTGGAGACGCGGACGTGATGTTCGCGGGCGGAGCGGAAGCACCGATTACGAAGACGGGCCTCGGTGGGTTCTGCGCTGCCAAAGCCGTAACCTTCCGCAACGACGACCCGCAGCACGCCAGCCGGCCGTTCGACAAGGAGCGGGACGGTTTCCTGATGGCGGAAGGGGCGGGCGTGCTGGTGCTCGAGCGCTTGGAGATCGCGAAGGCTCGTGGAGCGAGAATCTACGCTGAGATCGTAGGATACGGCATGACTGGCGACGCTTTTCACATCACGCAGCCCGACCCGGAGGGTGACGGAGCTTACCGAGCAATGCGCATGGCTCTCCAGACCGCGGAGATGAAGCCCGAGTCGGTGGACTACATCAACGCCCACGGCACCTCGACGCCGCTGAACGACAAGCTGGAGACGTTGGCCATCAAGCGGGCATTCGGGGATCACGCTCGGAAGCTCGCCATCAGCTCCACCAAGTCCATGGTCGGGCATCTGCTGGGAGCAGCAGGGGCGGTAGAGGCCGCCGCCTGCCTTATGGCTATCCAGACCAACACGCTGCCGCCGACCATTAACTACGAGGTACCCGACCCCGAGTGCGACCTGGACTACGTGCCCAACACGGCTCGGGATGCCAGGGTGAACGTGGTGCTGTCCAACTCGTTCGGGTTCGGAGGGCACAACGCCACCATCCTGTTCAAGAGGTTCACCGACTAGGTCTTGGTATCTGAGGCTGCGGAACTGATGCGTGCGGAGGAAGTGCCTCCGGGACCCAAAGAGCCGTCTCTCGCCGACCGACGAGCGCTGGCGGGTCTCGTGTTTGCTTATGTCGCCCTCGCCCTCTCGTTGCTGGCCTGGGCTACCGCGCTGGTATTCCTTGCCGCGTTTCGGAAGGACCTCGATGTCGGCCCCTGGCTGGTGCTGGGCGCCGGAGTGGGCTCACTGGCGGGCTGCGTGCTTTCGTGGATGGCTCGGCAGAGGGTTCGAGACGCGTCGTATTTGCACGCCGCACTCGACTTCATGTCTACCTTCGCATGGCACGTGTCCTGGACGAGTCTGATTCTCGTGATGCTGTGCGCATCCCAGGTCTACTCGGCCTGGCAGGCAGCGCAGGAAGAAATCGTAACGTAGTTTACCCCCATCACTTACACAACCGGCGTTAGGTCCCACGCCGCATGCCGTGTACAATGATCGTTTGCCAAAAAGGGGAGGCAGATGCCGCAAGACAAGATCGTTGTCGTTGGAGCACGACAGCACAACCTGAAGAACATCACCGTCGAGATCCCGCGGGACAAACTCGTGGTCATCACTGGGCTCTCCGGTTCGGGCAAGTCTAGCCTCGCATTCGACACTATCTACGCCGAGGGGCAGCGCCGCTACGTCGAGAGCCTCTCCGCCTATGCGCGCCAGTTCTTGGGACAGATGGACAAGCCGGACGTTGACCACATAGACGGCCTATCTCCCGCTGTCTCGATTGACCAGAAGGGCGCCAGCAAGAACCCCCGCTCCACTGTCGGCACAGTGACCGAGATTTACGACTACCTTCGCGTGCTCTTCGCAAGGGTGGGCACTCCCCACTGCCCTCAATGCGGTGAACCCATCACTCGACAGTCCGTGGAGCAGATCACAGATGCAGTGCTGGGGCTCCCCACGGGCAGCAAGATTCAGGTGCTCGCCCCACTCGTTCGAGGGCGAAAGGGTGAGTACAGGCAGGTGTTGCAGGATGTGCATCGGCAAGGTTTCGTGCGCGTGCGAGTGGACGGCCTGATCTACGAGGTGACCGACGACATCCCGATGGACCGCTACAAACAGCACACCGTCGAGGCAGTGGTGGACCGCCTGGTGGTGAAGGAGGGTATCGAGCAGCGGCTAGCGGACTCCATCGAGACCGGGTTGCGGTTGGGCAAGGGACACCTCGTGATTCTAGGCCCGAACGGCGACGAACGCATGTTTTCGGAACAGTTTGCCTGCCCTCGCTGCGACATCAGTATAGGCGAGATCGAGCCGCGGACCTTCTCGTTCAACAGCCCATACGGTGCGTGTTCCGAGTGCACGGGCCTGGGGTTCCGGCGCGAGTTCGATATTCAGCTCATGGTGCCGGACACGAGCAAGTCGGTGAGCGAAGGAGCGTTAGCGCCCTTCATGTACAAGAGCGGGGAGCCGAAGTCTTGGTACCACGAGCTGTTCGAAGCTGTGGCGGAGCGCGTCGGCTTCGACATAGACACTCCTTTCCGGGATCTGGCTCCCGAGCACGTGGCGGCGCTGATGGACGGAGTGGAGGGCAAGGTTTCGGTCCGCCTGGGCAGCCGGTTCGGACGCGCGAGGTACTTCGAGACGGACTTCCCGGGTGTAAAAGCCATACTGCGCAAGAAGTACGACCAAACAGAATCGGACTGGGTGAAGCAGGACCTGGAGCAGTACATGGCGGAGCGCCCCTGCCCCGCGTGCGGAGGCAAGCGGCTGAAGCCGGAAGCCCTGTCTGTGACATTGAACGGGCGGGCCATCTCGGACGTCACCTCGATGTCGGTGAGCCAGGCCGCGGCATTCTTCGCCCATCTGCCGAAGGAACTGCGCGAGCGCGAGCGTTTCATCGCGAGCCGACTGATCAAAGAGATACGCGAGCGATTGGACTTTTTGGCCGGTGTGGGCGTCGGTTATCTGACGCTCGACAGGACGGCGCGGACATTGGCCGGCGGAGAGGCACAGCGCATCCGGCTCGCGACACAGATTGGGAGCGGGCTCATGGGTGTGCTGTACATTCTGGACGAGCCCTCGATCGGCTTGCACCAGCGGGACAACCGTAAGCTGATTGGCACGTTGGAGCGGCTGCGAGACCTCGGCAACACCGTGATCGTGGTCGAGCACGACGAAGAGACCATGCTGGCCGCCGACCACATCATTGACCTCGGTCCGGGGGCCGGCGAGCACGGCGGACACGTGGTGGCGGAAGGCACGGTAGAGCAGATTCGCCGCACGCCCGGCAGCATCACTGGCGCATACTTGCGGGGGGAACGAGCGATCCCGGTGCCGTCACGGCGCAGGCCCGTCAACGATCGGTGGTTCATCATCCACGGGGCTCGAGCGCACAACCTGAAGAACATAGAGGCACGGATCCCCCTAGGCGTGTTCGTGTGTGTGACCGGCGTATCGGGCAGCGGCAAGTCCACACTAATACAGGAGACGCTGTTTCCACGTCTGATGTACCACGTGTACGGCACTCGAACTGTGTGGGGACCGCACGACGGCATCGAGGGCATCGAGCACGTGGACAAGGTGGTGGACATTGACCAGTCGCCGATTGGTCGCACACCGCGTAGCAATCCAGCCACCTATACCGGTGCGTTCAATATGATCCGCGATCTGTTTGCGCGCACGACGGATGCACGGGTGCGCGGCTACAAGCCCGGGCGGTTCAGCTTCAACGTAAAGGGTGGTCGCTGCGAGGCGTGTCAAGGCGATGGCATCATCAAGATAGAGATGCACTTCCTCCCCGACGTGTACGTGCCGTGCGAGGTGTGCAAGGGCAAACGCTACAACCGCGAGACGCTGGAAGTGAAGTACAAGGGAAAGTCCATCGCCGAGGTATTGGAGATGACGGTGGAAGAAGCTCTAGAGTTCTTCGGGCCCGTGCCGCCGCTCAAACGCAAGATCGGCACGCTGATGGATGTCGGGCTGGGTTACATCCGACTCGGCCAACCCGCCACCACGCTGTCGGGAGGCGAGGCGCAGCGCATCAAATTGGCCGACCACCTCTCGAAGCGGAGCACCGGCCGCACCGTATACATCCTGGACGAGCCGACAACGGGGCTGCACTTCGAGGACGTGAACAAGTTGCTCGGAGTGTTGCACCGCTTGGTGGACCAGGGCAACTCCGTAATCGTGATCGAGCACAACCTGGACGTGATCAAGACTGCCGACTGGGTGTTGGACATGGGGCCCGAGGGTGGCGACGAGGGAGGCCAAGTGATTGCGGAGGGCACACCGGAACAGGTGGCAGCCACGAGGGGGACATACACCGGGCGTTATCTGAAGGCGATACTCAAGGCCGCGCCACGGGGTGAGTTCGGTGTTCGAGATGACCACGCCGTGGTGCAAACTGCACCGGCTCTCGTGGCCGAGAGTTGAATGGGTATGTTGCACTTTTCGGCGCCTGTGCGAGCATAATCACGTTGGGATGCCATTTCAAGGAGGATTCATCATGACCAGGATCGGCATTCGCTTCGGACTCGCCCTCGCGGCGCTTCTCGCTGTGGTGTGTACATTCGCCCAGGACGGCTGGGATTATGAGGTCTCCATCGAGGCGCGAGTGCGTGGCGAGGCACGCGACAACCGCGACTTCTTCGACGCCCTGAACGACCGTCGTGACGACATCTTCGGTCGCTTGCGCCTCGGACTGCGGATGTTCAACGAGGAGCAGGGGATCTCCCTCTTCTTGCAGCCGCAGGAGTCGTACGACCAGTACTACACCCCGACACGCAACGATAACGACCACTACTTCGACGTCTATCAAGCCTACGCGGAGTTTCAGGACAGCACGAAAACGTGGAAAGTGCGCGGCGGTCGACAGGATGTGACGATGGGGCGCAAGCGCCTCTTCGGAGCGGGCTATTGGAGCAACTTCGGACGATCCTACGACGGCTTGCGAATAGACCATGCTCTCACGAGCCATCTTAGCGTCACGGCCTTCGGTGGGACCATCGGTTCGGCTGGGCGACGGCCGCGGCATCCTGATATCGGCTTAGTCTTCGGTGAGTGGAAGTCGAAGGAAGGACCCGCCGAGGTGTACTACATCTACAAGCACGACAATCTGTCGGGGCTCTCCCACACCGTGCATACCTTCGGAGCTCGGGCGGAGCGGAAGCTGAAGAACGGCTTGGACTTCATCGCCGAGGCAGCCATCCAGGGTGGTGACTACGGTGACAAAAACATCGAAGCGATGGGAGCGTACCTAACCGGCGGCTATACGATTGCGGCCCCTTGGAAACCGCGACTCGGGTTCGAAATCACCTATGCTTCCGGGGGGGATCCCGCCGACGACAAGTACAAGACGTTCGACCAGCTCTTCGCCATCGTGCATCCTGAGTACGGGATAGCCGACTATCAGGGATGGCGGAACATGCGCGCGTTCATGGTTGATGTGACGGCTGTACCCGCGAAGAACTGGCAGTTCCGTGCCGCACACCACTGGTTCCGGCTAGACAACGCGAAGGATGCATGGTATGGGGCGACCGGTGGTATCAACACGGGCGCTGGTGGGCCCTATCAGGATCCGACAGGCGCGGCGGGCAAGGACGTTGGACGCGAGCTCGACCTCATCCTCACCTACAAACCTAACAAGGCTTGGGCGGCGGAGATCGGCGTCGCGCGCTTCTTCCCCGGCAATTTCATCAAAACCATCAACGGCGGCAGTGCGCAGAACTCGGACTGGGGCTATCTGTCCGTTACCTGGTGGTATTGATCGCTGTCTCCTGCTAGATGCCCTATCCCTCACCACTCGCAGTGGTGGGGGATATCTCAATATGTGCGTGTGTTTCTCGCGTTAGACTCCACCCTAGGGCTAGGATGGGACAGTGTAGAGATCAACGCCTCTTGCCGTAGGTGCGCAGCCGCGGGACGAAGCGTAGGATCTGATACACCCCAACCCTCTTGCTTTCGCTGCGTTCCAAGGGGAGGGAGCGCTCAGCGCCTAATCCGCCATGACGGATGGATGTATAAGTCAGCCGTCATGGCGTGAAGTTGGTTTGGCCGCTCGTCGTCATGCTGAGCCTGTCGAAGCATGACAGCATGTGCCCCTGTGTGATCGAGACTGGGCGCTAGGTTCGCGGCGAGTGGGGTCATGCTTCGACAGGCTCAGCATGACGGGCAGCTCGATGGGACGGGCAGCTCGATGGGTGTTACATGAGTATTTCGCGAGAGGTGAGTGTTGAGCGCTATGTGACGAGCGCTTGATCGCCTATCCATCCTGTCAGCGGATCCGCGCTCCTGGGGACAGCATCCAGTTCGAGACTCGTCGCACTACCTCTTCTTCCGCCACCAGACGTAGCAGTTGTTCGCATGGAGTTGGTCGCGTGTCATCACCTTCGCGTGGCCGTCTACGAACGCTACCATCGCGGACTTCTTGCCACCGTGGCGGTACTTCACGATGCCGTAGTCCGCAGTGAAGATGCGGGTACCGAGAATCGTGTCCATGCACTTGTAGGCTTCCGGTTCTGCGATCCAGTCACCGTCGCCGTTCTCCGTCACGATGACGGTCTCGCTAGGCACCTCGACGCCGTTCACTCGTGCGGTCTTATGCTCCTGATAGTCGGCGACGTTGGGGTTGACGTCGGTAAAGACATCGATGTACGCCCAGTTATTGATACCGTACTGCCCCAAGTACCTCACTTGGGGATTGGCGTAGTAATCGCGACAGTCCACACCTTTGCCCTCGAAGCTGGGGCAGGCGTATAGCTCGTCCGCCTTCTGGTATGGCTTGGTGATCTGCTTCCACGAGGCGTTGTCTGCGCACCAAGGCCGATCCCACAACCACGTGATGGGCAGCACGTCGTCATGGTCACCGTAGTACATCGTGATGGCCATTCCCACTTGGCGCATCTGCTGTCCGCACACGACCTGCTTACCATGCTCCCGGGCCCGCGAGAATACGGGGAAGAGAATGGCGGCAAGCACCGTGATGATGGCGATGACCACCAACAACTCGATGAGCGTGAAGGCGCGGGGCCTAGATCGGTTCATTGTGTTCCACTCCCAGAGCTGTAGCCAGCAAGTTTCGTGCCGTTGGGCGCTCCGAGCGTGCCTTTGGCCCAGCAGGATGCGCGTATGAAAAAAGTCAATTCGGGTCTTGAATAATCTTAGGTCCATGGCTCGAAGCGCAACGAAAATCAAAGTCCGAGTGTAATCTGGACAGAACAGGCAGCCCAGATGGAGCCTGCAAGGAGAGCGAGGATGACAATGGCGCTCAGTCTTACGAAGGAAGAGGCGTTCGCACTGCTCGAGTTGGCCCTCGCCTCGGCGACGGAAGAGGACGAAGTGGGCGAGCGGGCACTGAGGAAGCTGGTAGAGGTATGCAAGCGGTACTTGAGCCAAGAGGTAGCGGTAGCTTAGGGACCAATGTGCGACCGTCGCCAAGGTTCCGGGGTAACCTCGAAGGGGAGGAAACCGGAGTGGAATGTGATCGGGTTGCGCTGTCGCTGGGCATCGCGCTCGCTTTGTTTGCGGCAGGCTGTGGGCCTACGTCCTCAGGGGGAGAGGCGGTGAAGCCCCAATCAGGAGGCGGAGCAGGCACTCAGCAGGCGCGGAGCGACACGTCGGCCGTGGACGGTGAAGCCCTCTTCGCCAAGCACGGTTGCATGAACTGCCACCGGTACCAGGGCAAGGGCTCGCCCACACCCGGTCCAGAGTTGGACAAAGCGGGCCGGAACGACGCCGAATGGCACCTCGCCCATTTGCGGGATCCGCGGTCCAAATCGCCGGACAGCGATATGCCCAGCTATGCGCACTTGCCCGATGGTGACCTAGAGGCCTTGGCCCAGTGGTTGGCGACTCGCCGGTAGAAACGCTGTTGACTCCTATGCCGACGGCGTGAGATAATCCAGCCATCCCAGCGAAAAGGGGGGTGGTGCAGAACGATGAGTAATTCAGATATGCGCCAGGAGGGTCGCAGGTTTTAGCGGCCGCCGGGCGCGGCGTCAGTGATGAACCGCGCCCTCCTGGCTGAAAGACTACTTCGCCCCGGACTTCGCTCCGGGGCGTTGTACTTATGGCCTACGTCGTCGCCGTCATTCCCGCTCGAATGGGCAGCACGCGCTTCCCGGGCAAGCCGCTTGCTCAGATCGCCGGCAAGCCCATGCTGCAACACGTGTGGGAGCGTGTGGTAGAGGCTCGCGTGGTGGACGAGGTGTACATCTCGAGCCCCGACCCCGAGATTCTGGAAGCTGCGGCGCGCTTCGGCGCAGACGCGGTCCCCTCCAATCCTGCCTGCCCCACAGGAACCGATCGGGTTGCCGAAGTTGCTGCATCCACGCTGGGCGATATCTACATCAACGTCCAGGGCGACGAGCCGCTGATCCGCACACAAGATGTGGAGGCCGTCATGCGCCCGATGCTACGAACCCACCCGCCGGACTCCGCCAGTCTATGCTGTCCTTGTACTCTTCCGGAAGAGACGGACCCGAACGTCGTGAAAGTGGTTCTGGACGTCTGGGGCTACGCGCTGTATTTCTCACGGTCGCAAGTTCCCTATCCACGTTCGCGACAGCAGCGCGCACTTCGACACCTCGGCGTCTACGCCTTCAATCGCGACACGATCATGCAATTCCCACATCTGAAACAGACCCCGCTGGAGAAGGCCGAAGGTCTGGAGCAGCTTCGCCTGCTGGAGCATGGCTACACGATGGCGCTCACCCGAGTGCGACGCCCGGCAGGCCCTGCGGTCGACACCCCCGAACAGCTCGCGGAGGTCGAGCGACTGCTGTCGCGAGGGACTCGGTGATCGTCCTGAGTAGCCCTTGGACGCGAGGATGGTGTTGGCTACTTCACATGGGACTCGCCGCTGATTGCAGTGAGCAGGAAGTCCTGCACGGCGCGCTCGTTGGCGAAAACCACTTCCTCCCGCAGCACCCAGATGTTTAGTTCCACTGGCAGAGAACGGAGCTTCACCGCGTCCTTCTCTGTCGTAACGGAGGTAGTCCGGGCCAGCATGTCGAGGTCGGTGGCGCTGTAGTCATGGTGGTCACCGAAGCGGAGGCTGGTCACCGACGCCCCCAGATCCCGTAGGGTCTGCTCGAAGCGTTCTGGGTTGCCAATCCCGGAGACGGCCAGCACCTTCTCCCCCCGAAGCAGAGCGAGCTCCCGTCGCTGGGTCCCGTCTAGCGAGCGCAACTCCTTTGGTCGCCGTATCACGTGGAAGGTAGGGAGCGGCGGCAGGCTGTCGGGAGTGCGGTCACCCACGACGAACAGCGCGCTCGCGCGCCGAAGGCAGCTTTTCGGCTCACGCAGCGGACCCGCGGGCAGACATCGGCCGTTTCCAAAGGGGCGTGCGCCGTCCAACACCACCAGGTCCAACGTGCGGGCGAGTGGCAGGTGCTGGAAGCCATCGTCCATCAGGATGACGTCCACGTCGGAGTGCAGCTCGACCGTCTTGGCCATCCGCACCCGGTCTTTGCATACGATGAGATGAGCATCGGAAAGCGCCTCGCGCAGAAGCACCGCCTCATCGCCGACCATGTGGGGCGCCGCTTCTTGGCCTGGCGGAACCGACGCAAAGACAGACGATCCACCGTAGCCGCTACACGAGATGGTAACACGAAGCCCGGCACGCTGCAGGAGTTGGCCGACTGCAATGGTGACGGGCGTCTTCCCGGTCCCTCCCACCGAGATTCCGCCCACGCAAACCACGGGCACCGGGACCTTGTAGCGCTTCCGAAAACCCAGGGCATACCAACCGAGGTACAGCCGCCAGCCAAGCGCGTAGAGGTGCGATGCTGGGAGCAGGGCGGCTCGCTGGAGGCGGTCACCGAGCGCCGGCGAATCCCACAAGCCTGGCCAGTCCATGCGCGGATTATGACACTCGGCCTGTCGGGTAGGATCGCCGCGTGCTGACGGTTGCATTCACTACCCTAGGCTGCAAGGTCAACCAGTACGAGACGC is part of the Fimbriimonadia bacterium genome and harbors:
- the uvrA gene encoding excinuclease ABC subunit UvrA — its product is MPQDKIVVVGARQHNLKNITVEIPRDKLVVITGLSGSGKSSLAFDTIYAEGQRRYVESLSAYARQFLGQMDKPDVDHIDGLSPAVSIDQKGASKNPRSTVGTVTEIYDYLRVLFARVGTPHCPQCGEPITRQSVEQITDAVLGLPTGSKIQVLAPLVRGRKGEYRQVLQDVHRQGFVRVRVDGLIYEVTDDIPMDRYKQHTVEAVVDRLVVKEGIEQRLADSIETGLRLGKGHLVILGPNGDERMFSEQFACPRCDISIGEIEPRTFSFNSPYGACSECTGLGFRREFDIQLMVPDTSKSVSEGALAPFMYKSGEPKSWYHELFEAVAERVGFDIDTPFRDLAPEHVAALMDGVEGKVSVRLGSRFGRARYFETDFPGVKAILRKKYDQTESDWVKQDLEQYMAERPCPACGGKRLKPEALSVTLNGRAISDVTSMSVSQAAAFFAHLPKELRERERFIASRLIKEIRERLDFLAGVGVGYLTLDRTARTLAGGEAQRIRLATQIGSGLMGVLYILDEPSIGLHQRDNRKLIGTLERLRDLGNTVIVVEHDEETMLAADHIIDLGPGAGEHGGHVVAEGTVEQIRRTPGSITGAYLRGERAIPVPSRRRPVNDRWFIIHGARAHNLKNIEARIPLGVFVCVTGVSGSGKSTLIQETLFPRLMYHVYGTRTVWGPHDGIEGIEHVDKVVDIDQSPIGRTPRSNPATYTGAFNMIRDLFARTTDARVRGYKPGRFSFNVKGGRCEACQGDGIIKIEMHFLPDVYVPCEVCKGKRYNRETLEVKYKGKSIAEVLEMTVEEALEFFGPVPPLKRKIGTLMDVGLGYIRLGQPATTLSGGEAQRIKLADHLSKRSTGRTVYILDEPTTGLHFEDVNKLLGVLHRLVDQGNSVIVIEHNLDVIKTADWVLDMGPEGGDEGGQVIAEGTPEQVAATRGTYTGRYLKAILKAAPRGEFGVRDDHAVVQTAPALVAES
- a CDS encoding type II secretion system protein, coding for MNRSRPRAFTLIELLVVIAIITVLAAILFPVFSRAREHGKQVVCGQQMRQVGMAITMYYGDHDDVLPITWLWDRPWCADNASWKQITKPYQKADELYACPSFEGKGVDCRDYYANPQVRYLGQYGINNWAYIDVFTDVNPNVADYQEHKTARVNGVEVPSETVIVTENGDGDWIAEPEAYKCMDTILGTRIFTADYGIVKYRHGGKKSAMVAFVDGHAKVMTRDQLHANNCYVWWRKKR
- the acpP gene encoding acyl carrier protein — translated: MDQAIYERVVKHAVEQLHVKPEELTPTTSFQGDLNADSLDVVELVMKLEEEFGVEIPDEDVDKIKTVGDAVEYISGKLG
- the fabG gene encoding 3-oxoacyl-[acyl-carrier-protein] reductase; translated protein: MRHKDRTALVTGGCRGIGLAVALRLAEEGADVAIISVSPECVAAGVERIRALGRRSVGVAADVSKTEEVERAFGLVTQELGDIHYLVNNAGITRDQLLLRMKDEDWDSVINVNLRGAFLCTRQVTRSMMKNRFGRIVNVSSIVGLGGQVAQANYAASKAGLIGLTKSVAKELGSRGITCNAVAPGYIQTEMTRDLPEEFRSWAEEHAPLRRLGSVEDVAGVVSFLLSDDAGFVTGQTLVVDGGLTL
- the fabF gene encoding beta-ketoacyl-ACP synthase II; the encoded protein is MAERTQPAHRVVVTGIGVVTPIGLNLREFWEGCLEGRSGAGPITLMDASAYDCRIAAEVKGFDPGPFMDPKTARRSDRFTQFGIAATEMARQDAGLTIDESNAERIGVMIGSGIGGIGKLEAEYDVLMEKGPGRVSPLLVPMMIPDMGSGMVSIYLGAKGPNSCVVTACSTGTNAIGDAYHIIRRGDADVMFAGGAEAPITKTGLGGFCAAKAVTFRNDDPQHASRPFDKERDGFLMAEGAGVLVLERLEIAKARGARIYAEIVGYGMTGDAFHITQPDPEGDGAYRAMRMALQTAEMKPESVDYINAHGTSTPLNDKLETLAIKRAFGDHARKLAISSTKSMVGHLLGAAGAVEAAACLMAIQTNTLPPTINYEVPDPECDLDYVPNTARDARVNVVLSNSFGFGGHNATILFKRFTD
- a CDS encoding alginate export family protein, whose translation is MTRIGIRFGLALAALLAVVCTFAQDGWDYEVSIEARVRGEARDNRDFFDALNDRRDDIFGRLRLGLRMFNEEQGISLFLQPQESYDQYYTPTRNDNDHYFDVYQAYAEFQDSTKTWKVRGGRQDVTMGRKRLFGAGYWSNFGRSYDGLRIDHALTSHLSVTAFGGTIGSAGRRPRHPDIGLVFGEWKSKEGPAEVYYIYKHDNLSGLSHTVHTFGARAERKLKNGLDFIAEAAIQGGDYGDKNIEAMGAYLTGGYTIAAPWKPRLGFEITYASGGDPADDKYKTFDQLFAIVHPEYGIADYQGWRNMRAFMVDVTAVPAKNWQFRAAHHWFRLDNAKDAWYGATGGINTGAGGPYQDPTGAAGKDVGRELDLILTYKPNKAWAAEIGVARFFPGNFIKTINGGSAQNSDWGYLSVTWWY
- the kdsB gene encoding 3-deoxy-manno-octulosonate cytidylyltransferase, with product MAYVVAVIPARMGSTRFPGKPLAQIAGKPMLQHVWERVVEARVVDEVYISSPDPEILEAAARFGADAVPSNPACPTGTDRVAEVAASTLGDIYINVQGDEPLIRTQDVEAVMRPMLRTHPPDSASLCCPCTLPEETDPNVVKVVLDVWGYALYFSRSQVPYPRSRQQRALRHLGVYAFNRDTIMQFPHLKQTPLEKAEGLEQLRLLEHGYTMALTRVRRPAGPAVDTPEQLAEVERLLSRGTR
- a CDS encoding cbb3-type cytochrome c oxidase subunit II; its protein translation is MECDRVALSLGIALALFAAGCGPTSSGGEAVKPQSGGGAGTQQARSDTSAVDGEALFAKHGCMNCHRYQGKGSPTPGPELDKAGRNDAEWHLAHLRDPRSKSPDSDMPSYAHLPDGDLEALAQWLATRR
- the lpxK gene encoding tetraacyldisaccharide 4'-kinase, translated to MQPSARGDPTRQAECHNPRMDWPGLWDSPALGDRLQRAALLPASHLYALGWRLYLGWYALGFRKRYKVPVPVVCVGGISVGGTGKTPVTIAVGQLLQRAGLRVTISCSGYGGSSVFASVPPGQEAAPHMVGDEAVLLREALSDAHLIVCKDRVRMAKTVELHSDVDVILMDDGFQHLPLARTLDLVVLDGARPFGNGRCLPAGPLREPKSCLRRASALFVVGDRTPDSLPPLPTFHVIRRPKELRSLDGTQRRELALLRGEKVLAVSGIGNPERFEQTLRDLGASVTSLRFGDHHDYSATDLDMLARTTSVTTEKDAVKLRSLPVELNIWVLREEVVFANERAVQDFLLTAISGESHVK